A section of the Bacillus sp. HSf4 genome encodes:
- a CDS encoding MDR family MFS transporter has translation MEKTQTFNSKAILITFMIGAFFAILNETLLNIALTELMTVFHVDAPTVQWMATGFMLVMGVLMPVSALLIQWFTTRQMFIGVMTVFLTGTVIAGCAVNFPMLLTGRMIQAVGTGLLIPIIMNALLLLYRPEVRGKIMGTFGLVIMFAPAIGPTLSGVIVDVLGWRWLFFIVIPFALFSILFAMKYLQNVGEVTRPRADFLSIILSTIGIGGIVYGFSSAGEDPEGFASVKIIAVIVIGLISLVFFVLRQLKLDEPLLDVRVFAYKNYTRGVCIFVIVIMAMFASEIVMPMYLQGPLGFSAKTAGLLLLPGALLNGLMSPAMGALFDKFGPRKLIIPGTIVLIGVMIFFSRINPSVPIWAFIIVYIILMLSISAIMMPSQTNALNELPKHLYPHGTAISNTLQPVAGALGVSVFVSIMTQGQQSFLDQHKGAAVSKGLLNEAMTHGVHHAYWFALALSVAAFFTAIFIKKAVSPDFDKE, from the coding sequence ATGGAAAAGACCCAAACCTTTAATTCTAAAGCTATACTTATCACCTTCATGATTGGCGCGTTCTTTGCCATATTAAATGAAACCTTGCTGAACATTGCGCTGACGGAGCTGATGACCGTTTTTCATGTTGACGCTCCGACCGTTCAATGGATGGCGACCGGATTTATGCTTGTCATGGGCGTTTTAATGCCTGTTTCCGCGTTACTCATTCAATGGTTTACGACAAGGCAAATGTTTATCGGCGTCATGACGGTGTTTTTGACAGGAACCGTGATCGCCGGCTGTGCGGTCAATTTTCCGATGCTTTTGACCGGACGCATGATTCAGGCTGTTGGTACGGGATTGTTAATTCCCATTATCATGAATGCATTGCTTTTACTCTACCGGCCTGAAGTCCGCGGCAAAATCATGGGGACGTTTGGACTGGTGATCATGTTCGCCCCTGCCATCGGCCCTACGTTGTCAGGTGTCATTGTCGATGTCCTCGGCTGGCGCTGGCTGTTTTTTATCGTGATTCCTTTTGCGTTATTTTCCATTTTGTTTGCAATGAAATATTTGCAGAATGTCGGTGAAGTGACGCGACCGCGTGCGGATTTTCTCTCGATCATCCTCTCCACGATCGGGATCGGCGGAATCGTATATGGATTCAGCAGTGCTGGAGAAGATCCCGAAGGGTTTGCTTCTGTCAAGATCATTGCTGTGATTGTCATCGGTCTGATCAGCCTCGTTTTCTTTGTGCTTCGTCAATTGAAGCTTGATGAGCCATTGCTCGATGTCCGTGTGTTTGCCTATAAAAATTATACACGCGGAGTCTGCATTTTCGTGATTGTCATCATGGCGATGTTTGCCTCAGAAATAGTAATGCCGATGTATTTGCAGGGACCGCTTGGTTTTTCTGCGAAAACGGCCGGTTTGCTGCTTTTGCCGGGTGCTTTGTTAAACGGCCTGATGTCGCCGGCGATGGGCGCTTTATTCGATAAATTCGGGCCGAGAAAGCTCATTATCCCGGGCACAATCGTCTTGATCGGTGTGATGATTTTCTTTAGCAGAATTAATCCGTCTGTGCCGATATGGGCGTTCATTATTGTTTACATCATCCTGATGCTGTCAATCTCTGCGATCATGATGCCATCGCAAACAAATGCTTTGAACGAACTGCCGAAGCATTTGTACCCGCACGGAACGGCGATCTCCAATACATTGCAGCCTGTTGCCGGAGCACTGGGCGTTTCGGTCTTTGTCAGCATTATGACCCAAGGCCAGCAAAGTTTTCTCGATCAGCACAAAGGAGCTGCCGTCAGCAAAGGATTGCTGAATGAAGCGATGACACACGGTGTACATCATGCCTATTGGTTCGCGCTCGCTTTAAGCGTTGCGGCTTTCTTTACCGCGATATTTATCAAAAAGGCGGTTTCGCCTGATTTTGATAAAGAATAA
- a CDS encoding spore germination protein yields MMIRPKEHITTAQTAVIVINFLLGTGILTLPRTSVDEVKTPDVWITLVLGGMIALTAAIIMVKLNQQYPKKTFYEYNQEIVGKWLGGFVSLLFIFYMLSHSGFQVRSMLEITHFFLLEGTPRWATAMVFLWVGLYSIVGGLSSLARLFEIVFPITVILFLLVVFMSTGIFEPDNLRPVMGQGIGPVLQGIKVTALSFSGIEIILLLMPFMNQPNHIIKTVVIGTAIPLLFYMITVVMVIGALSVDGVITRTWPTIDLMRSFEIPGLIFERFESLLLVIWIMQLFNTFAISFYAAALGLSQLFKVRLQSVMFGLLPLIYLIAMAPNNINTMFEFGDFIGNSGVYLGGLLPILLLVIAKVRKRKSGN; encoded by the coding sequence ATGATGATCAGGCCGAAAGAGCATATCACCACTGCACAAACGGCGGTCATCGTCATCAATTTCCTGCTTGGAACAGGCATCTTGACGCTGCCGCGAACATCTGTCGATGAAGTGAAGACTCCGGATGTCTGGATCACCCTCGTTTTAGGCGGAATGATCGCACTGACGGCCGCAATCATCATGGTGAAGCTAAATCAGCAGTATCCCAAGAAAACATTTTATGAATACAACCAGGAGATCGTCGGTAAATGGCTGGGCGGATTTGTCAGCCTCCTGTTCATTTTCTATATGCTGTCTCATTCCGGATTTCAGGTCCGCTCTATGCTTGAAATCACCCACTTTTTTCTGCTGGAAGGAACGCCGCGCTGGGCAACGGCGATGGTGTTTTTATGGGTGGGGCTCTATTCGATTGTCGGCGGTTTGAGTTCACTTGCCCGTTTGTTTGAAATCGTTTTTCCGATTACAGTCATCCTGTTTTTGCTGGTGGTGTTTATGAGTACTGGCATTTTTGAGCCGGACAATTTGCGACCTGTCATGGGGCAAGGCATCGGACCCGTCTTACAAGGAATAAAAGTAACGGCTCTGTCCTTTTCAGGCATCGAAATTATTTTGCTTCTGATGCCGTTTATGAATCAGCCGAACCACATCATAAAAACCGTTGTGATCGGAACAGCCATCCCCTTATTGTTCTACATGATCACCGTCGTCATGGTCATCGGCGCTTTGTCGGTTGATGGCGTCATCACAAGGACTTGGCCGACCATTGATTTAATGAGAAGTTTTGAAATTCCCGGGCTCATTTTTGAACGATTTGAATCGTTGCTGCTTGTCATCTGGATCATGCAGCTTTTCAATACGTTTGCCATTTCTTTTTACGCTGCGGCATTGGGGCTGTCCCAGCTCTTCAAAGTGAGGCTTCAGTCGGTCATGTTTGGCTTGCTTCCGCTGATTTATTTGATTGCCATGGCTCCGAACAACATCAACACAATGTTTGAATTTGGCGACTTCATCGGAAACAGCGGCGTGTATTTGGGCGGTCTTTTGCCCATTTTGCTCCTTGTGATTGCAAAGGTGAGAAAAAGAAAAAGCGGGAATTAG
- a CDS encoding molybdopterin oxidoreductase family protein, which yields MESYVDQKDGIFKSVCSLDCPDQCGLLVHKKDGKIVKIQGDPDHPVTRGNICNKVRNMTERIYDPQRLKTPLKRTGAKGEGKFEPISWDEAIETIRTRWQELIEKEGAESILPYSFYGNMGNLTAEGMDRRFFHRLGSSQLDRAICTPAGSTGYKYTMGGSIGTDPEHTTETKLFVFWGINAVSTNMHQITIAQKARKNGAKIVVIDVHKNQTGRMADWFIPIRPGTDSALALGIMHVLFKEKMADEAFLKTYTVGYEELRRHVVQYDPDTVAEITGVPRDDIERLARLYGETSPSLIRIGNGLQHHDNGGMIVRTIACLPAITGQWTVKGGGAIKGNTAFLAYNTTALQRPDLLHGRTPRVINMNQLGKALLEADPPIRSLFVYSSNPAVVAPEANKVRQGLEREDLFTVVHDLFLTETARYADIVLPASSAFENTDFYTSYWHHYTQVQRPVIEKYGESKSNTEVFRLLAEAMGFDDEPLKDSDEEMIRQALHYPDNPWLEGINYESLSEKHFVKAKREAIFPDRLPTPSGKIELYSKTMEQDGYPALPTYTPLAETSNYPFLFVPGPNHNFLNSTFSNNEKHIKLEKEPKLHLNRQDAEEKGIENGDMVRVWNDRGECVLPAAVGENVLPGVAVSQGLWADTKGENYLVNALTPDRLADMGGGATFFSGKVQIEKA from the coding sequence ATGGAGTCTTATGTTGATCAAAAAGACGGCATTTTTAAATCCGTATGTTCGCTTGACTGTCCTGACCAGTGCGGGCTGCTTGTTCATAAAAAAGACGGTAAAATCGTAAAAATACAAGGTGATCCGGATCACCCGGTCACGCGTGGCAACATCTGCAATAAAGTTCGCAATATGACAGAGCGCATTTATGATCCACAACGGCTGAAAACCCCGCTGAAACGGACGGGCGCCAAAGGCGAAGGGAAATTTGAGCCGATCAGCTGGGATGAAGCCATTGAAACGATCCGCACACGCTGGCAGGAACTCATTGAAAAAGAAGGCGCTGAAAGCATACTGCCTTACAGCTTTTACGGCAATATGGGAAATTTGACTGCTGAAGGAATGGACAGGCGTTTCTTCCACCGTCTCGGCTCAAGCCAGCTTGACCGCGCGATTTGCACCCCTGCGGGCTCAACGGGCTACAAATACACGATGGGTGGAAGCATCGGCACAGATCCGGAACATACAACAGAGACAAAACTGTTCGTATTTTGGGGAATCAATGCCGTCTCAACAAACATGCATCAGATCACAATCGCCCAAAAAGCGCGGAAAAACGGGGCCAAAATTGTTGTGATCGATGTTCACAAAAATCAGACAGGCAGAATGGCGGACTGGTTCATCCCGATCCGTCCGGGAACCGACAGCGCCCTTGCTCTCGGCATTATGCACGTGTTATTCAAGGAAAAAATGGCTGACGAGGCCTTTCTCAAAACATACACAGTCGGATATGAAGAACTGCGCCGCCATGTCGTTCAATATGATCCTGACACGGTGGCAGAAATCACCGGGGTTCCGCGTGACGATATCGAAAGGCTTGCCCGTCTGTACGGCGAGACCTCCCCTTCTTTGATTCGCATCGGAAACGGTCTCCAGCATCACGACAACGGCGGTATGATCGTCAGAACGATTGCCTGTCTGCCCGCGATTACTGGGCAATGGACGGTAAAAGGCGGAGGCGCGATTAAAGGCAATACTGCATTTTTAGCCTATAATACAACGGCCTTGCAGCGCCCGGATTTGTTACATGGCAGAACCCCGCGGGTGATCAACATGAATCAGCTTGGAAAAGCCCTTTTGGAAGCCGATCCGCCGATCCGTTCTTTGTTTGTGTACAGCAGCAATCCGGCCGTCGTCGCGCCTGAAGCAAACAAGGTCAGACAAGGACTAGAGCGCGAAGATTTGTTTACCGTCGTCCATGATTTATTCCTGACGGAAACCGCGCGGTACGCAGATATCGTGCTGCCCGCTTCTTCCGCTTTTGAAAATACCGATTTCTATACATCATATTGGCACCATTATACACAAGTGCAAAGACCTGTGATTGAGAAATATGGTGAGAGCAAATCGAATACGGAAGTGTTCCGCCTTCTGGCTGAAGCGATGGGCTTTGATGATGAACCGCTCAAGGACTCGGATGAGGAAATGATCAGACAGGCTCTTCATTATCCGGACAATCCGTGGCTTGAAGGAATAAATTATGAGAGCTTATCTGAAAAGCACTTTGTAAAAGCGAAAAGAGAAGCGATTTTTCCCGACAGGCTCCCGACGCCGAGCGGAAAAATCGAATTGTATTCAAAAACGATGGAACAAGACGGCTATCCCGCCCTGCCGACCTATACACCGCTTGCAGAGACGAGCAATTATCCATTTTTATTCGTACCCGGGCCGAATCACAATTTTTTAAACTCGACCTTTTCAAATAATGAGAAACATATCAAATTAGAAAAGGAACCTAAGCTCCATTTGAACAGACAAGATGCAGAAGAAAAAGGGATTGAAAACGGAGATATGGTAAGGGTTTGGAATGACCGCGGCGAATGCGTGCTCCCGGCGGCCGTCGGTGAAAACGTCCTCCCGGGTGTGGCCGTCAGCCAGGGACTGTGGGCCGATACGAAAGGCGAAAATTATTTGGTGAATGCGCTGACACCCGATCGTTTGGCCGATATGGGCGGCGGTGCCACCTTCTTTTCGGGAAAAGTTCAAATTGAAAAAGCATAG
- a CDS encoding MarR family transcriptional regulator, whose product MSRTNQKGRETLIEELIQQLRFHSTATVFMHQAISEKIGLNATDHKCLEILARKGSMTAGELAEKSSLTTGAITGVIDRLENAGYARRTRDASDRRRLLIELVPENMENIYSLFEELAQQSAVLFSRYTDQELQVITRFIKHSTEFAANYVEKIRGAQK is encoded by the coding sequence ATGTCAAGGACAAATCAAAAAGGAAGAGAAACGCTCATCGAGGAACTGATTCAGCAGTTAAGATTTCACAGCACCGCCACCGTTTTTATGCACCAGGCGATCAGTGAAAAAATCGGATTGAATGCAACAGACCATAAATGCCTTGAGATTCTTGCGCGTAAAGGGAGCATGACAGCCGGGGAATTGGCGGAAAAGAGCTCCCTGACAACCGGGGCCATCACCGGTGTGATCGACCGGCTCGAAAACGCGGGATATGCCAGGCGCACTAGAGATGCCTCAGACAGAAGACGGCTCTTGATTGAATTGGTGCCGGAAAACATGGAGAATATTTATTCACTGTTTGAAGAGCTTGCCCAACAATCTGCGGTGCTTTTCAGTCGATATACCGATCAGGAGCTGCAGGTTATCACAAGATTCATCAAACATAGTACGGAATTTGCCGCAAACTATGTAGAAAAAATAAGGGGAGCACAGAAGTAG
- a CDS encoding MDR family MFS transporter, with the protein MPNLIKGESNHLSNTQNKRLGFIVAGLLLAILMASMDNTIVVTAMGTIVGDLGGLDSFVWVVSAFMVAEMAGMPIFGKLSDMYGRKRFFLFGSFVFMAGSALCGTASSIEQLSIYRAIQGIGGGALIPIAFTIIFDIFPLEKRGKISGLFGAVFGLSSIFGPLIGAYITDFISWHWVFYINLPLGLLSFILIAMFYQETKQHEKHHIDWFGAVTLVGAVVCLMFALELGGGTYAWDSSEILLLFCSAAVLFICFFLIERKVKEPIISFDMFKNRLFAGSTLVALFYGGTFISATIQIPIFVQGVYGDSATNSGLVLLPMMLGSVISAQLGGFLTTKMSYRKIMVISGFILVAGFSLLSTLNIDTPRLLLTVYMIVVGLGVGFSFSVLSMAAIHHFGPEQRGSATSTSNFVRSLGMTIGASIFGMIQKTHFSEQMQTFFKSADAAAIASADDANQILSSSRSSIPPDILNRITEALSNSIVHTFAWAVLPAAAALLLVFYMPNDRVNVSAKGK; encoded by the coding sequence ATGCCAAATCTAATAAAAGGAGAATCGAATCATTTGTCAAATACTCAAAACAAAAGATTAGGATTTATTGTAGCAGGATTGCTGCTCGCCATTTTGATGGCCTCTATGGACAATACGATCGTCGTCACGGCAATGGGCACGATTGTCGGTGATCTCGGCGGGCTCGACAGCTTTGTCTGGGTCGTATCCGCGTTTATGGTTGCTGAAATGGCGGGAATGCCGATTTTCGGAAAATTATCGGACATGTACGGCCGAAAACGATTTTTTCTGTTTGGAAGCTTTGTTTTTATGGCCGGTTCTGCATTGTGCGGAACAGCTTCGAGCATTGAACAGCTCAGCATTTACCGCGCCATTCAGGGGATTGGCGGAGGAGCGTTGATTCCGATTGCCTTTACGATTATTTTTGATATCTTCCCGCTTGAAAAACGCGGAAAAATCTCGGGTCTGTTCGGGGCCGTTTTTGGCTTGTCCAGCATTTTTGGACCTTTGATCGGCGCTTATATCACAGATTTCATCAGCTGGCATTGGGTATTTTACATCAATCTGCCGCTCGGTTTGCTTTCTTTCATTTTGATCGCGATGTTTTATCAAGAAACGAAACAGCATGAAAAACATCATATTGATTGGTTTGGCGCCGTTACGCTTGTGGGGGCTGTCGTCTGCCTCATGTTTGCGCTTGAGCTTGGCGGCGGGACATATGCCTGGGATTCAAGCGAGATCCTTCTGCTCTTTTGCAGTGCAGCGGTATTATTCATTTGCTTCTTTTTGATTGAACGTAAAGTGAAAGAGCCGATTATTTCGTTTGATATGTTTAAAAACCGCCTGTTTGCCGGAAGCACGCTTGTCGCTTTATTTTACGGAGGGACATTTATTTCGGCGACGATCCAGATTCCGATCTTTGTCCAAGGTGTATATGGGGATTCGGCGACGAATTCAGGGCTTGTTCTTCTGCCGATGATGCTCGGCTCCGTTATATCCGCACAGCTCGGCGGTTTCTTAACGACAAAAATGAGCTACCGGAAAATTATGGTGATCTCAGGATTCATATTGGTTGCGGGTTTTTCTTTGTTAAGCACGCTCAACATCGATACCCCCCGTCTTTTATTAACCGTCTATATGATCGTCGTCGGTCTGGGGGTCGGCTTTTCCTTCTCTGTTTTGAGCATGGCGGCCATTCATCATTTCGGTCCAGAGCAGCGAGGTTCTGCGACCTCAACAAGCAATTTTGTCCGCTCGCTCGGCATGACAATCGGCGCCAGTATATTCGGGATGATTCAGAAAACCCATTTTTCAGAGCAGATGCAGACGTTTTTTAAAAGTGCTGATGCAGCGGCGATCGCTTCTGCCGATGACGCGAACCAAATTTTATCAAGCTCGAGATCATCGATTCCGCCGGACATTCTAAATCGGATCACTGAAGCGTTGTCAAACTCGATCGTCCACACGTTTGCATGGGCGGTTCTGCCTGCAGCGGCCGCCTTATTGTTGGTATTCTACATGCCGAATGACCGGGTAAACGTAAGCGCCAAAGGCAAGTGA
- a CDS encoding Ger(x)C family spore germination protein gives MKKITDMLRCLSVFSLLVLTGCWSSHEIEELGLTFAMGIDKGSETALEKKFDKMGGDYPKKDRITMIYQYVNEQAAGSKASGGGGSPQKSYFNIYETGDSLQQISAEVALRQDRPIFSPHLKVIVVAGELLRTYSLEELLDQPLRDNEIRPSSLVLVTRGKAKDTLNLKETGEMPAFRLRKIVENEYKTKKVLPPVTLAKLTGKMRSGSSFLIQNVVGADGEVKYAGAAAINGKNNKLIGYLDEEDLEGVMWITGQGKGGAVKSYDTKAKKLNAFAVETINSNIKPVVKGGRLSFQVNVESEGHLAENWNTAEKAFDNKFLERVEKNTAQTVKKQMEQITKKMQRQYKADLAGFGNQLRIKHPRLWKKLKKNWDQTFTDIPIKYHVQITIKDYGTVGDQ, from the coding sequence ATGAAAAAAATAACTGACATGCTTCGCTGCCTTTCCGTTTTTTCTCTTTTGGTTTTAACAGGGTGCTGGAGCAGCCATGAAATAGAAGAGCTCGGCTTAACATTTGCCATGGGGATCGATAAAGGCAGTGAAACAGCTCTTGAAAAAAAGTTTGACAAAATGGGGGGAGACTACCCGAAAAAAGACCGGATCACCATGATCTATCAATATGTCAACGAACAGGCTGCCGGCTCAAAGGCGAGCGGAGGAGGGGGGTCACCACAAAAATCTTATTTCAATATTTATGAAACTGGTGATTCGCTACAACAAATCAGCGCTGAAGTGGCTTTAAGGCAGGACAGGCCGATCTTCAGCCCCCATTTAAAGGTGATCGTCGTCGCCGGCGAGCTGCTCCGTACCTATTCGTTGGAAGAACTGCTCGATCAGCCCCTCCGCGACAACGAAATCAGGCCGAGCAGCCTCGTTCTCGTGACAAGAGGAAAAGCAAAAGACACGCTTAACCTGAAGGAAACTGGTGAAATGCCGGCGTTTCGCCTGCGCAAAATCGTTGAAAACGAGTACAAAACAAAAAAAGTGCTCCCTCCTGTGACACTGGCCAAACTGACAGGCAAAATGAGATCAGGCTCGAGCTTCCTGATACAAAATGTGGTCGGCGCCGACGGGGAAGTCAAATACGCGGGGGCCGCCGCCATCAACGGAAAAAACAACAAGCTGATCGGCTATTTGGATGAAGAGGATTTAGAAGGTGTGATGTGGATCACTGGACAGGGGAAGGGCGGGGCGGTCAAAAGCTATGATACCAAAGCCAAAAAACTGAACGCTTTTGCAGTGGAAACCATTAACAGCAACATCAAGCCCGTTGTCAAAGGCGGCCGCCTCTCTTTTCAAGTCAATGTTGAGTCAGAGGGACACCTCGCCGAAAACTGGAACACCGCTGAAAAAGCGTTCGACAACAAGTTTTTGGAAAGAGTTGAAAAAAACACAGCGCAAACGGTGAAGAAACAAATGGAGCAAATTACTAAAAAAATGCAGCGCCAATACAAAGCGGATCTCGCCGGATTCGGAAACCAGCTTAGAATCAAACATCCCCGACTTTGGAAAAAGCTGAAGAAAAACTGGGATCAAACCTTTACCGACATTCCGATTAAATATCATGTGCAGATCACGATTAAAGATTACGGAACAGTAGGGGATCAGTAA
- a CDS encoding spore germination protein has protein sequence MVSSQDKITVSQTVIIITNFLLGTGILTLPRTSVDVVKTPDVWLSVILGGLVAMMAGFIIVKLSLIYPEKTFYQYSRDIIGKWLGGAVGLLFVCYFLTTSGFQVRSVTEVMQFFLLEETPLWAMAMIFLWCGIYLIIGGINPIARLYEIIFPITVMIFLTVAFMSIGLFDPDNLRPVLGKGITPALQGVKTTSFAYTGIEVMLFVIPFMRQPDKAYKALLVGISFPVIFYVITVIMVIGALSIDGVVTRTWPTIDLMRSFEITGFVLERFESFLLVIWIMQIFSNFTISYYIAALGLSQLFNKNMKPILFGLLPLIYMIAMTPKSINQLFSIGDMIGNTALYLVGLIPLLLLVITKIRRGNHEKNN, from the coding sequence ATGGTCAGTTCGCAAGACAAAATCACCGTTTCGCAAACCGTCATTATCATCACTAATTTTCTATTGGGGACGGGCATTCTGACGCTGCCGCGAACTTCTGTTGATGTGGTCAAGACGCCGGATGTCTGGCTGTCCGTCATCTTAGGCGGACTGGTTGCCATGATGGCAGGATTCATTATAGTGAAGCTAAGCCTTATATATCCGGAAAAAACCTTTTATCAATACAGCAGGGATATTATCGGAAAATGGCTGGGAGGGGCGGTCGGCCTGCTGTTCGTTTGCTACTTCCTTACAACATCGGGCTTTCAAGTCCGATCTGTAACAGAAGTCATGCAGTTTTTTTTGCTTGAAGAAACCCCGCTTTGGGCAATGGCAATGATTTTTTTATGGTGCGGCATTTATCTGATCATCGGTGGCATCAATCCGATTGCCCGTCTTTATGAAATCATTTTTCCGATTACGGTGATGATTTTTCTAACCGTCGCTTTTATGAGCATCGGCCTATTTGACCCCGACAATCTGCGCCCTGTACTTGGGAAGGGAATCACGCCGGCGCTTCAGGGGGTTAAAACGACGTCTTTTGCTTATACAGGCATTGAAGTGATGCTGTTTGTCATTCCTTTTATGAGACAGCCGGACAAAGCGTACAAAGCTCTTTTGGTCGGTATTTCTTTTCCGGTTATCTTTTACGTGATCACCGTTATTATGGTGATCGGGGCGCTCTCCATTGACGGAGTGGTCACAAGAACGTGGCCGACGATCGATTTGATGCGGAGCTTTGAGATCACCGGGTTCGTACTCGAACGGTTTGAATCGTTTCTGCTTGTCATCTGGATCATGCAGATCTTCTCCAATTTCACCATCAGCTATTATATTGCCGCATTAGGGCTGTCCCAGCTTTTTAACAAAAACATGAAACCGATCTTATTCGGCCTGCTCCCGCTGATCTATATGATTGCCATGACGCCGAAAAGCATCAATCAGCTATTTTCCATCGGAGATATGATCGGAAACACCGCTTTGTATTTAGTCGGCCTCATCCCGCTGCTGCTGCTTGTGATCACAAAAATAAGGAGGGGGAATCATGAAAAAAATAACTGA
- a CDS encoding spore germination protein, which yields MRWWKSKTRRIMQQTNKQKSAKIEAPSLESTGYFTGDFDHDLEMAKTAMEHNSDVHFREFDIGRTGTRAAIAFVEAISDKDLIDKHIMKSLMADFSKEYQMELSSLNNSSLPVVIKQQILSISEITEANHVSQVVPEVLMGTTLLLIDGSADVLMLGTVKKNTRNIEEPVSEALVRGARVGFTETIGTNTALLRQHGKNQSLSMTQFQVGKRAVKKLVVAYIKDVADPELVEEVKKRVQCINIDDVLESGFVEQLIEDNYLSPFPQVQSTERPDRVMSALMEGRVAILLDGTPFVLIVPVTFSMLLQSPEDYYERWLPSSLIRILRIGAAMISLLGPALYISFISFHPGLIPSELAISITGTRVGVPFPSLIEALIMEIAIEILREAGLRLPKPIGPAMGIVGGIIIGEAAVQAGIVSPIMVIVVAVTAISSFAIPQYSAGISLRMLRFAAMFCAATFGLYGVIMFFLMLSSHAVKLKSFGVPYASPAVPYRIGDWKDFIVRAPLLMMRKRPKLTKTDDTTRQ from the coding sequence ATGAGATGGTGGAAATCGAAAACACGAAGAATCATGCAACAGACCAATAAACAAAAATCCGCAAAGATCGAAGCGCCGTCTTTGGAATCAACAGGCTATTTTACCGGTGATTTCGACCATGATCTGGAAATGGCCAAAACAGCGATGGAACATAATTCGGATGTTCATTTCCGCGAGTTTGACATCGGACGCACCGGCACGCGGGCGGCTATCGCCTTTGTCGAAGCAATTTCAGATAAAGACCTGATCGACAAACACATCATGAAATCCCTGATGGCCGATTTCTCTAAAGAATATCAAATGGAGCTTTCGTCATTAAACAACAGCAGTCTGCCCGTGGTGATCAAACAGCAAATTTTATCAATCAGTGAGATCACCGAGGCCAACCATGTAAGCCAGGTGGTGCCGGAGGTTCTCATGGGAACGACACTGCTTTTGATCGACGGATCAGCTGATGTTCTGATGCTCGGCACCGTCAAGAAAAATACAAGAAATATTGAAGAGCCGGTATCGGAAGCGCTGGTCAGAGGGGCGCGAGTCGGCTTTACGGAAACGATCGGGACAAACACCGCGCTTTTGCGGCAGCACGGAAAAAATCAAAGCTTGTCGATGACCCAATTTCAAGTGGGGAAAAGAGCCGTCAAAAAGCTTGTCGTCGCCTACATTAAAGATGTTGCCGATCCGGAGCTGGTGGAAGAAGTCAAAAAAAGAGTCCAATGTATTAATATCGATGATGTGCTTGAATCAGGCTTTGTCGAACAGCTGATTGAAGACAATTATCTCAGTCCGTTTCCGCAGGTGCAAAGCACGGAACGGCCCGACCGTGTGATGAGCGCTCTGATGGAAGGCAGGGTGGCGATTCTCTTGGATGGAACGCCTTTTGTGTTAATCGTGCCGGTGACCTTCAGCATGCTCCTTCAATCGCCTGAGGACTATTATGAACGCTGGCTTCCAAGTTCACTGATCCGCATTTTGCGGATCGGTGCGGCGATGATTTCATTACTGGGACCGGCTTTATATATATCCTTTATCTCGTTTCATCCCGGGCTGATCCCAAGCGAGCTGGCGATCTCGATCACAGGGACGAGGGTGGGGGTGCCTTTTCCGTCTCTGATTGAAGCGCTGATTATGGAAATCGCCATCGAGATTTTACGTGAGGCCGGACTGCGGCTCCCAAAACCGATCGGTCCGGCAATGGGAATCGTCGGCGGTATCATTATCGGCGAGGCGGCTGTTCAGGCAGGCATCGTCAGCCCGATCATGGTCATCGTCGTTGCGGTCACCGCAATTTCTTCATTTGCGATTCCGCAATACAGCGCCGGCATTTCCCTGCGTATGCTGAGGTTTGCGGCGATGTTTTGTGCGGCCACATTTGGTTTGTACGGCGTGATCATGTTTTTCCTGATGCTTTCCAGTCATGCGGTGAAGCTGAAAAGCTTTGGTGTTCCATATGCGAGCCCTGCTGTTCCATATCGTATAGGCGACTGGAAAGATTTTATTGTTCGTGCGCCGCTGTTGATGATGAGAAAAAGACCGAAGCTGACGAAAACAGACGATACAACACGCCAGTAG